From a single Aspergillus puulaauensis MK2 DNA, chromosome 2, nearly complete sequence genomic region:
- a CDS encoding peroxidase/cytochrome P450 family protein (COG:Q;~EggNog:ENOG410PGWA;~InterPro:IPR010255,IPR034812,IPR036396,IPR019791, IPR017972,IPR001128;~go_function: GO:0004601 - peroxidase activity [Evidence IEA];~go_function: GO:0005506 - iron ion binding [Evidence IEA];~go_function: GO:0016491 - oxidoreductase activity [Evidence IEA];~go_function: GO:0016705 - oxidoreductase activity, acting on paired donors, with incorporation or reduction of molecular oxygen [Evidence IEA];~go_function: GO:0020037 - heme binding [Evidence IEA];~go_process: GO:0006979 - response to oxidative stress [Evidence IEA];~go_process: GO:0055114 - oxidation-reduction process [Evidence IEA]), translating into MGESKETTVLNGLGNTISQVENAVSASLRPLPTETGDGTYIAESTQTGWVKDLGHVDLKDVRTLADVVKSAATGEPVDDKQYIMERVIQLAAGLPSTSRNAAELTKSFLNMLWNDLEHPPISYLGLDSMYRKADGSANNHFWPRIGAAGSPYARSVRPKTVQSPALPEPETLFDCLLRRKEYKEHPNKISSVLFYIASIIIHDLFQTDPNDDSLSMTSSYLELSPLYGNNQDEQDLVRTFKDGKLKPDCFSTRRALGFPPGVGVLLIMFNRFHNYVVDQLASINEGGRFTKPDESNTEEYAKYDNNLFQTGRLVTCGLYVNIILKDYVRTILNLNRTNSTWSLDPRMEMKDGLLGEAAAMATGNQVSAEFNVVYRWHACISKRDEKWTEDFHREIMPGADPSTLSPRELVAGLGRWQKALPQEPTERPFSGLQRKSDGTFDDDDLVGIFEQSVEDCAGAFGASHVPAIFKSIEALGILQARKWNLGTLNEFRQYFNLAPHKTFEDINSDPYIADQLRRLYDHPDLVEIYPGVIVEDAKDPIVPGSGLCTNYTISRAILSDAVALVRGDRFYTVDYTPKHLTNWAFSEIQPNNSVDHGQVFYKLVLRAFPNHFTGNSIYAHFPLVTPSENEKILEKLGTVGQYSWVKPSYSPHPTFINSHAACMSILNNQETFKVAWGEKIEFLMQHDKQPYGMDFMLSGDRPPNAASRKMMGTALYRDKWDEEVKRFYEQITLKLLHKNSYKLAGVNQVDIVRDVANIAQVHFCSSVFSLPLKTDSNPRGVFAASELYKIMAVVFTAIFYDADVGKSFELNQTARAVTQQLGQLTMANVEIVGKTGFIASLVNRLHRRDVLSEYGTHMIQRLLDSGLPAAEIVWTHILPTAGGMVANQAQLFSQCLDYYLSEEGSTHLPEINRLAKESTLEADGLLMRYFMEGARLRSSVALPRVAAKPTVIEDNGEKLTIKTGQAVICNLVSACTDDSAFPEPETVKLDRDMDLYAHFGFGAHRCLGIDLCKTGLSTMLKVVGRLDNLRRAPGAQGKLKKLSGPGGIAKYMTEDQSGFSPFPSTMKIQWDGELPRLEED; encoded by the exons ATGGGCGAAAGCAAAGAAACCACCGTTCTCAACGGCCTCGGAAACACCATCTCTCAAGTAGAAAATGCTGTTTCCGCATCGCTTCGGCCTTTGCCTACGGAAACAGGCGACGGAACCTATATTGCAGAATCTACACAAACAGGCTGGGTCAAAGACCTTGGCCATGTCGACCTAAAGGATGTCCGGACGCTTGCCGATGTAGTGAAGAGCGCGGCCACGGGAGAGCCTGTGGATGACAAGCAATACATCATGGAAAGGGTAATTCAG CTAGCCGCCGGTTTACCATCGACCTCCCGAAATGCTGCAGAATTGACCAAGTCATTCTTGAACATGCTGTGGAATGACTTGGAACATCCACCAATTTC TTATCTTGGGCTTGATTCGATGTACCGCAAGGCCGACGGTTCCGCAAAC AATCACTTTTGGCCCCGTATTGGGGCTGCCGGAAGCCCTTACGCAAGATCTGTCCGCCCAAAGACGGTTCAATCCCCTGCCTTACCAGAGCCGGAGACTCTTTTCGACTGTTTGCTCCGTCGCAAGGAATATAAGGAGCATCCTAATAAGATATCGAGTGTGCTTTTCTATATCGCTTCGATCATAATTCACG ATCTATTTCAGACTGACCCAAATGATGACTCTTTGTCCATGACATCGTCCTATTTGGAGCTCTCTCCTTTGTATGGCAATAATCAGGACGAGCAGGACCTTGTTCGTACGTTCAAGGACGGGAAGTTGAAGCCGGACTGTTTTTCTACCAGGCGCGCTTTGGGCTTCCCTCCTGGTGTTGGCGTCCTTTTGATTATGTTCAATCGCTTCCATAATTATGTTGTTGACCAATTGGCATCGATCAACGAAGGTGGCCGGTTCACCAAGCCTGACGAGTCCAATACCGAAGAATACGCTAAATACGACAACAATCTCTTTCAAACTGGCCGACTAGTGACTTGCGGACTATACGTAAATATCATCTTGAAGGATTATGTTCGAACGATTCTGAACCTAAACCGGACAAACAGCACCTGGAGTCTAGACCCACGCATGGAGATGAAAGATGGTCTGTTGggcgaagcagcagcaatggcaaCTGGGAACCAAGTGTCAGCTGAGTTTAATGTTGTGTATCGTTGGCACGCGTGCATTTCAAAGCGCGACGAGAAATGGACAGAGGACTTTCACCGTGAGATTATGCCCGGAGCGGACCCAAGCACTTTATCGCCAAGGGAGCTTGTGGCGGGCTTGGGACGGTGGCAGAAGGCACTTCCACAGGAGCCGACGGAACGCCCATTCTCTGGCCTGCAGCGGAAATCCGACGGAACGTTCGATGACGACGATCTGGTTGGCATTTTTGAACAAAGTGTCGAGGACTGTGCGGGTGCATTTGGTGCATCTCATGTGCCTGCAATATTTAAAAGCATTGAGGCTCTTGGTATATTGCAGGCTCGCAAATGGAACTTAGGAACCCTCAACGAGTTCCGCCAATATTTCAATCTGGCTCCTCATAAAACATTTGAAGATATCAACTCGGATCCGTACATTGCTGATCAGCTCAGAAGACTGTACGACCATCCTGATCTCGTCGAAATATACCCAGGCGTgattgttgaagatgccaaAGATCCCATCGTTCCTGGGAGTGGTCTTTGTACAAATTATACCATTTCCAGGGCTATTCTTTCTGATGCCGTCGCATTAGTTCGTGGTGATCGCTTCTATACTGTTGATTACACTCCAAAGCACCTTACGAACTGGGCGTTCAGCGAAATTCAGCCCAACAATTCCGTCGACCATGGCCAAGTATTTTACAAGTTGGTACTCCGTGCATTCCCTAACCATTTTACTGGAAATTCCATTTACGCCCATTTTCCACTGGTCACTCCCTCTGAGAATGAGAAAATCTTGGAAAAGCTCGGGACTGTCGGTCAATATAGCTGGGTAAAGCCAAGTTATAGCCCTCATCCAACTTTCATCAATTCCCATGCGGCATGTATGTCCATTCTCAACAATCAGGAAACGTTCAAGGTCGCTTGGGGCGAGAAGATTGAATTCCTGATGCAACACGACAAGCAACCCTACGGAATGGATTTCATGTTGTCTGGAGACAGGCCACCAAATGCCGCGTCACGCAAAATGATGGGAACCGCTTTATATCGCGATAAATGGGACGAAGAAGTCAAAAGGTTTTATGAACAAATAACCCTGAAGCTGTTGCACAAGAACTCTTACAAACTTGCTGGAGTGAATCAAGTTGATATCGTTCGAGATGTGGCCAATATCGCACAAGTTCACTTTTGTTCCAGCGTCTTTTCGCTACCATTGAAAACGGATTCGAACCCCAGGGGGGTCTTTGCAGCGTCGGAACTGTACAAGATCATGGCTGTTGTCTTCACTGCCATTTTCTACGACGCAGACGTGGGAAAGTCATTCGAATTAAACCAGACCGCCCGGGCTGTGACACAGCAGTTAGGTCAGCTAACTATGGCCAACGTCGAAATTGTCGGCAAGAccggcttcatcgccagTCTAGTAAATCGACTACACCGACGCGACGTTCTTAGCGAGTATGGTACTCACATGATCCAGCGTCTGCTTGATAGTGGTCTCCCTGCGGCGGAAATCGTGTGGACTCATATTCTGCCTACCGCTGGTGGAATGGTAGCGAACCAAGCGCAGTTGTTCTCGCAGTGTCTGGACTATTACCTTTCGGAAGAGGGATCCACTCACCTTCCTGAGATTAATCGATTAGCCAAGGAAAGTACGCTGGAAGCTGATGGGCTTCTCATGCGCTA CTTCATGGAAGGTGCTCGGCTACGGTCATCGGTTGCTCTGCCTCGAGTAGCTGCGAAGCCCACAGTCATCGAAGATAATGGTGAAAAGCTTACCATAAAAACTGGTCAGGCCGTCATTTGTAATCTG GTTTCCGCATGCACGGATGATTCTGCCTTTCCGGAACCAGAGACGGTCAAGCTTGACCGCGACATGGATTTATATGCTcattttggctttggagccCACAGGTGCTTGGGCATAGACCTCTGCAAAACAGGATTGAGCACAATGCTAAAGGTCGTCGGGCGATTGGACAATCTTCGTCGTGCTCCGGGAGCTCaagggaagttgaagaaacTTTCTGGGCCTGGTGGGATTGCAAAATATATGACAGAGGATCAAAGCGGCTTTTCACCGTTCCCCAGCACCATGAAGATCCAATGGGATGGTGAACTGCCTAGGCTAGAGGAGGATTAG